The following are encoded together in the Bacillus sp. V2I10 genome:
- a CDS encoding fumarate hydratase produces the protein MENFYQSMYNLIVETSTNLPKDVRRAILKAKMKENAGTRAALSLATISENIKMADENVSPICQDTGLPTFKLKVPVGANQLQMKEEIKRAIAQATKDGKLRPNSVDSLTGENSGDNLGYGTPVIKFEQWEKDYIDARLILKGGGCENKNIQYSLPCELDGLGKAGRDLDGIRKCILHSVYQAQGQGCSAGFIGVGIGGDRTSGYELAKEQLFRSSEDVNPNPDLQKLEEYIVEKANQLGIGTMGFGGEATLLGCKVGVINRIPASFFVSVAYNCWAYRRLGVNIDAASGEIQNWLYQEGEMPNLNDADQADEAPQASREVVLEAPITEEKIRELKVGDVVHINGMMYTGRDAIHKYLSDNDAPVDLDGQIIYHCGPVMLKDEDGNWHVKAAGPTTSIREEPYQGDIMKKFGIRAVIGKGGMGPKTLKALNEHGGVYLNAIGGAAQYYADCIKSVEGVDLMQFGIPEAMWHLKVEGFTAVVTMDSHGNSLHADVDQSSLEKLSQFKEPVFS, from the coding sequence ATGGAAAATTTTTATCAAAGCATGTACAACTTAATTGTCGAGACATCTACAAACCTTCCTAAGGATGTCCGCCGTGCAATTTTGAAAGCAAAAATGAAAGAGAATGCAGGTACGCGTGCTGCATTGTCTCTTGCAACTATATCGGAAAATATCAAAATGGCTGATGAAAATGTATCGCCAATTTGTCAGGATACAGGACTTCCGACTTTCAAACTGAAGGTTCCCGTTGGTGCTAATCAGCTTCAAATGAAAGAAGAGATCAAACGCGCCATTGCTCAAGCGACAAAAGACGGAAAGCTTCGTCCAAACTCAGTGGATTCGTTAACCGGTGAGAACAGCGGTGATAATCTTGGATACGGCACACCCGTCATTAAATTTGAGCAATGGGAAAAAGACTATATTGATGCCCGTTTAATTTTAAAAGGCGGCGGCTGTGAAAATAAAAATATTCAATACAGTCTTCCGTGCGAGCTTGATGGACTTGGAAAAGCTGGCCGGGACTTGGACGGCATCCGCAAATGCATTCTTCATTCTGTTTATCAGGCACAAGGACAAGGCTGCAGCGCAGGGTTCATTGGAGTGGGAATTGGCGGAGACCGCACTTCCGGCTATGAGCTTGCAAAAGAACAGCTTTTCAGAAGTTCAGAAGACGTCAATCCAAACCCGGATCTTCAAAAGCTTGAAGAGTACATTGTGGAAAAAGCCAATCAGCTCGGAATCGGTACAATGGGCTTTGGCGGGGAAGCTACTCTGTTAGGGTGCAAGGTTGGAGTAATAAATCGGATTCCTGCTAGCTTCTTTGTATCTGTTGCATATAATTGCTGGGCATATCGCCGTTTAGGGGTAAACATTGATGCTGCAAGCGGTGAAATTCAAAATTGGCTGTACCAAGAGGGTGAGATGCCAAACTTGAATGATGCAGATCAAGCGGATGAAGCACCTCAAGCTTCACGTGAAGTTGTGCTGGAAGCGCCAATTACAGAAGAAAAAATCCGTGAATTAAAAGTTGGGGATGTTGTTCATATCAATGGAATGATGTACACGGGCCGCGACGCGATTCACAAATACTTATCTGACAATGACGCCCCGGTCGATCTTGACGGTCAAATTATCTATCATTGCGGTCCAGTCATGCTGAAGGATGAAGATGGAAATTGGCACGTGAAGGCTGCCGGGCCGACAACAAGTATTCGTGAGGAGCCTTATCAGGGCGATATCATGAAAAAATTCGGTATTCGCGCGGTCATTGGAAAAGGCGGCATGGGGCCAAAAACGCTGAAAGCCCTTAATGAACATGGAGGAGTCTATCTGAATGCAATTGGCGGAGCCGCACAATACTATGCAGATTGTATTAAATCAGTTGAAGGCGTAGATCTTATGCAGTTCGGCATTCCAGAAGCGATGTGGCACCTGAAGGTTGAAGGATTTACCGCGGTAGTCACAATGGACTCACACGGCAACAGCCTGCATGCAGATGTTGATCAGTCCTCTCTTGAAAAGCTCTCACAATTCAAAGAACCTGTTTTCAGTTAA
- the pdaA gene encoding delta-lactam-biosynthetic de-N-acetylase: MKYCCTILSVLLFLSFGIHEAKASVSNQPINWGFEKSKNHKSANPGLPLEKLLNKYNSFFMGDPTQKYIYLTFDNGYENGYTGSVLDVLKKRKVPAAFFVTGHYLLDQPELVKRMADDGHIVGNHSWHHPDLTKVSDERFKKELDSVRLKTEQLTGYHGINYLRPPRGVFSERVLSLSRELGYQPVFWSLAFVDWHTNAQKGWRYSYDQIMTQIHPGCILLLHTVSKDNAEALDRAIEDLTKQGYIFKSLDDLMIDRTFHQPFLYSL; the protein is encoded by the coding sequence TTGAAATACTGTTGCACTATTTTAAGCGTTCTGCTGTTTTTATCATTCGGAATTCATGAGGCAAAAGCGTCTGTCTCTAACCAGCCGATCAACTGGGGCTTTGAAAAAAGCAAAAATCACAAATCAGCAAATCCTGGTTTGCCGCTTGAGAAGCTGCTGAATAAGTATAATTCTTTTTTTATGGGTGACCCGACTCAAAAATATATTTACTTAACATTTGATAATGGTTACGAAAACGGCTATACGGGAAGCGTCCTTGATGTGCTGAAAAAAAGAAAAGTTCCCGCCGCTTTTTTTGTAACAGGTCATTATTTGCTCGATCAGCCGGAGCTTGTCAAGCGTATGGCAGATGATGGCCATATTGTTGGAAACCATTCATGGCATCACCCGGACTTAACAAAAGTCAGTGATGAACGGTTTAAGAAAGAGCTGGACTCGGTAAGACTGAAAACGGAGCAGCTAACAGGCTACCATGGCATCAATTATTTGCGCCCGCCAAGAGGTGTTTTCAGTGAACGGGTTTTGTCTTTATCAAGAGAACTTGGCTATCAGCCGGTATTCTGGTCGCTTGCCTTCGTCGACTGGCATACGAATGCACAAAAAGGCTGGAGATACTCATATGATCAAATCATGACTCAAATTCACCCCGGCTGTATTCTTTTGCTGCATACTGTCTCTAAAGATAATGCAGAAGCACTTGACCGTGCGATAGAAGATTTAACAAAACAAGGATATATCTTTAAAAGCCTTGATGATCTGATGATTGACCGAACATTTCACCAGCCATTCCTTTACTCCCTTTGA
- a CDS encoding phosphodiester glycosidase family protein, with amino-acid sequence MKGFNSLMAILMAGSLFMQPVSVLGEGTDDAEKSEILKSEMISSGIKHTENQVENFGGSAGNSQRINVLEADLTNPNVSVITSKALEKVIASESLPSQASREEFKGKDIVAGINGDMFNMQTGINMTLQVKNSNLLINHSYPSHIPLFPVFAVDKNKKAFIDEVEMRGTLTFDGKSVNVDTLNRNENAGEKLGIYTPQLNQKGQLTFDDRNQTFINNGAIAVVRKVENLESIKAGQAYTGKIEKIFSSYETMDIPEDGIIIAGFGSKADLIRSELKEGMSISFQFDLFAGENRVLKNDITEATGGYNWLVKDGKALTKEEFIAKYGNHVLLKSARTAIGITADQKVISMTIDKPSTLFDKSKGVTLVEMAELMEKQGAVAALGLDGGGSTEMIVQSKGQSALETANHPGDGYSRSITNGILFVNHAEKTGEIGEVVVEKDITIFKNAAFPFGVKATDNNGNPVSIASRSVTWGASKGTIDKTGLYKAPELAGTDKVEAVINGKSGQASVNVIDQVDEFHFTDGGPVILQPGEEKKLEVTARKDGKDVVLTGDAIEWKMAQEYGEIAADGTIKVREDVPAGTRTTVSAKLGTIEKQIELLIGLKEQVVDDFETYPNEGYEVTGYMGGTHRLSIEQAKLGETSLRVDYDSKKWTRKYNGTINVVPHWYRSSAGKWPDELADSMYETYKTDIRPKKFGVWVYGDGKAPWARLIFKANNVNKTLDLAPKVDWIGWKYLEAELPQDWALPIVFNYLYFVETNKNVPDYSGTVFLDHMRFMYSSETEDFNGPEFKEVTPSGNMVYENNISFSSLLIDQESGVDADSIEVKLNGEKIPHTYQADTGRVEASAENLSEGIYHLTATARDTSGNISVPAVDKKITVDLSEDTEEPVLSNVTPTGKVIEKTDEPRITFKLRDEKSGVKQGSTSVKIDGHSASVHYDEKTGWAYALPEKPLINGKHSFMIEAKDNSGNVMTPYVKEFETQVLKQPEKANQFNISILPDTQGFTYSKRLFERAEKEDSDFVMHVGDIVDTSSEAEWNRAKEDINLLSGKPFFATPGNHESFQGNIDYYSNFIGSPTYHFEYGNTLVVSLNSAFGQSISASDSTQFHYLGKVLKENKKKNVLVVTHNTTKDDFGTKHEMNPADAKQFETILGTYKKKNKHVNIQVLFGHLHILQSWQKDGVKYTITGNGASKGYVTNDKGNILGSGILEVTNAGMQYKFNPLLTDVSIVDDALNEKRQMKIAAGAKRSLNLFGDFREITGNYIVNLSSLEGVNIKWFSDNEKAVKVSEDGTIQTVKRGTANITAISGGKSSTITVTVIDPDLIKPVNIEVNPNTEQVIEGKNIRLTATAIDKDGNRFGMNTDKIFFELSPPELAEWRSGKIKTKKSGTLNVAYQYLDIKRSLDIQILPKEVK; translated from the coding sequence ATGAAAGGTTTTAATTCCCTTATGGCCATTTTGATGGCCGGATCTCTATTCATGCAGCCCGTGTCTGTTCTTGGAGAAGGAACAGATGACGCGGAAAAGAGTGAAATACTTAAAAGTGAAATGATTTCTTCAGGCATCAAACACACTGAAAATCAAGTTGAAAATTTTGGCGGATCTGCTGGAAACAGTCAAAGAATAAATGTACTTGAAGCAGATCTGACCAACCCCAATGTATCCGTTATTACATCCAAGGCGTTGGAAAAAGTCATTGCCAGCGAAAGTCTTCCTTCACAGGCTTCAAGAGAGGAATTTAAGGGAAAAGACATCGTTGCCGGCATTAATGGAGATATGTTTAATATGCAAACAGGAATCAATATGACTTTGCAGGTTAAAAACAGCAATCTTCTTATTAATCACAGCTATCCTTCCCACATTCCTCTTTTTCCTGTTTTTGCAGTAGATAAAAATAAAAAAGCCTTCATCGATGAAGTTGAAATGAGAGGAACGCTTACGTTTGATGGCAAAAGCGTGAATGTAGATACACTGAACCGTAACGAAAATGCGGGAGAAAAGCTCGGAATATATACACCTCAGCTAAATCAAAAAGGACAGCTGACGTTTGATGACCGCAACCAAACGTTTATAAACAATGGGGCAATTGCTGTTGTAAGAAAAGTTGAGAACTTGGAATCTATTAAAGCGGGACAAGCTTACACAGGTAAAATTGAGAAAATCTTTTCATCCTATGAAACTATGGATATTCCTGAAGACGGGATCATAATTGCAGGCTTTGGATCAAAAGCAGATTTGATCAGGAGCGAGCTTAAAGAAGGTATGAGCATTTCATTTCAGTTTGACCTCTTTGCAGGTGAAAACAGGGTTCTGAAAAACGATATTACTGAAGCAACAGGCGGTTACAATTGGCTGGTGAAAGACGGAAAGGCGCTTACAAAAGAAGAGTTTATTGCAAAATATGGAAATCACGTCCTTCTTAAAAGTGCGAGAACAGCAATAGGAATAACGGCAGATCAAAAAGTTATTTCTATGACAATTGATAAACCAAGTACTCTTTTTGACAAAAGCAAAGGGGTAACGCTTGTTGAAATGGCTGAACTCATGGAAAAACAGGGGGCAGTTGCTGCACTTGGACTTGACGGGGGCGGTTCCACAGAAATGATTGTCCAGTCCAAAGGCCAAAGTGCTCTGGAAACAGCGAATCATCCCGGAGACGGTTATTCCCGCTCCATTACAAACGGAATTCTTTTTGTAAATCATGCAGAAAAAACAGGTGAAATCGGAGAAGTAGTCGTGGAAAAGGATATCACGATTTTTAAAAATGCAGCTTTTCCATTTGGAGTGAAAGCAACAGACAACAACGGGAATCCGGTATCAATTGCAAGCCGTTCCGTTACTTGGGGAGCTTCAAAAGGAACGATTGATAAAACTGGACTATATAAAGCTCCGGAACTAGCAGGAACGGACAAAGTGGAAGCCGTTATTAATGGAAAAAGCGGCCAGGCATCTGTTAATGTGATTGACCAGGTAGATGAATTCCATTTTACTGACGGGGGACCAGTTATTCTTCAGCCTGGAGAAGAAAAGAAACTGGAGGTAACAGCAAGGAAAGATGGGAAAGATGTTGTTCTGACTGGAGACGCTATTGAATGGAAAATGGCTCAAGAATATGGAGAAATTGCTGCAGATGGCACGATTAAAGTTAGAGAAGATGTGCCTGCAGGAACAAGAACGACTGTTTCTGCCAAGCTAGGAACCATTGAAAAACAGATTGAGCTTTTGATTGGACTTAAAGAGCAGGTTGTAGACGACTTCGAAACATATCCTAATGAAGGCTATGAGGTAACAGGCTACATGGGGGGAACGCACCGGCTGTCAATCGAACAAGCTAAACTCGGGGAGACAAGTCTCCGCGTCGATTATGATTCTAAAAAGTGGACACGCAAGTACAACGGAACCATTAATGTCGTTCCTCACTGGTACCGTTCATCAGCTGGCAAATGGCCGGATGAGCTTGCTGATTCTATGTATGAAACTTATAAAACAGACATCAGACCGAAGAAATTTGGAGTATGGGTCTACGGGGACGGAAAAGCGCCGTGGGCACGCCTGATTTTTAAAGCGAATAATGTTAACAAAACCTTGGATCTTGCACCTAAAGTAGACTGGATCGGATGGAAATACCTTGAGGCTGAACTTCCTCAGGACTGGGCGCTGCCGATTGTTTTCAACTATCTTTATTTTGTAGAAACAAATAAAAACGTACCGGACTACAGCGGAACCGTCTTTCTTGATCATATGAGATTCATGTATTCAAGTGAAACAGAGGATTTTAACGGTCCAGAATTTAAAGAGGTAACACCATCAGGCAATATGGTCTATGAAAACAACATTTCGTTTTCTTCTCTTTTAATTGATCAGGAGTCGGGAGTAGACGCTGATTCAATTGAAGTGAAACTAAATGGTGAAAAGATTCCTCACACATACCAGGCTGATACGGGCAGAGTGGAAGCATCCGCTGAAAATCTGTCAGAAGGTATTTATCATCTGACAGCTACGGCACGCGACACAAGTGGAAATATTTCCGTTCCGGCTGTAGACAAGAAAATAACGGTAGATCTAAGTGAAGATACAGAGGAGCCGGTTCTTTCAAATGTAACTCCGACAGGAAAAGTGATAGAAAAAACTGATGAACCAAGAATTACATTTAAGCTTAGGGACGAAAAGAGCGGAGTGAAGCAGGGCAGCACTTCAGTGAAAATTGACGGCCATTCTGCATCTGTTCATTATGATGAAAAGACTGGGTGGGCATATGCACTGCCTGAAAAACCTCTTATAAATGGCAAGCACTCGTTTATGATTGAGGCTAAGGATAACAGCGGGAATGTGATGACACCATATGTAAAAGAATTTGAAACACAGGTGCTAAAGCAGCCGGAAAAAGCAAATCAATTTAACATTTCCATTTTGCCTGATACTCAAGGATTTACTTATTCAAAGCGTTTGTTTGAACGGGCTGAAAAAGAAGATTCCGATTTTGTCATGCATGTCGGGGACATCGTGGATACTTCATCTGAAGCTGAATGGAATAGAGCAAAGGAAGATATTAATCTTCTTTCAGGAAAACCGTTTTTTGCTACACCGGGAAACCATGAATCGTTTCAGGGGAACATTGACTATTATTCAAACTTCATTGGCTCTCCTACTTACCATTTTGAGTATGGAAACACATTGGTTGTAAGTTTGAACAGTGCCTTTGGCCAAAGCATTTCAGCTTCTGATTCCACTCAGTTCCATTACCTTGGGAAAGTTCTTAAGGAAAACAAAAAGAAAAACGTTCTTGTCGTAACGCATAATACAACGAAGGACGATTTTGGCACGAAGCATGAAATGAATCCTGCAGATGCCAAGCAATTTGAAACCATTCTTGGAACTTACAAAAAGAAAAATAAACATGTAAATATTCAAGTATTGTTTGGCCACCTTCACATCCTTCAATCCTGGCAAAAAGATGGTGTGAAATACACTATAACAGGAAATGGAGCAAGCAAAGGATATGTAACAAACGATAAAGGAAATATTCTTGGCAGCGGAATTCTGGAAGTCACAAACGCTGGAATGCAATACAAGTTCAATCCTCTGCTTACGGATGTTTCCATTGTAGATGATGCTCTTAACGAAAAACGCCAGATGAAAATAGCAGCGGGAGCAAAACGCAGCTTAAATCTGTTTGGTGACTTCAGAGAGATTACAGGAAACTATATTGTGAACTTAAGTTCACTCGAAGGTGTCAATATTAAATGGTTTTCAGATAATGAAAAGGCAGTAAAAGTATCTGAGGATGGAACAATTCAAACGGTTAAGAGAGGAACAGCAAATATTACAGCCATCTCAGGTGGCAAGAGCAGTACCATTACTGTGACTGTAATAGACCCTGATTTAATTAAACCAGTAAACATTGAAGTGAATCCAAATACTGAACAAGTGATTGAAGGAAAAAACATTCGCTTAACCGCTACAGCCATTGATAAGGATGGAAATAGATTCGGCATGAACACAGACAAGATTTTCTTTGAACTGTCTCCTCCCGAATTAGCAGAATGGAGAAGCGGCAAGATTAAAACAAAAAAAAGCGGAACTCTGAACGTTGCCTATCAGTATTTAGATATTAAACGAAGCTTAGATATTCAGATCCTTCCTAAAGAAGTAAAATAG
- a CDS encoding SE1561 family protein yields MGNAVHDKDSQLKYLKTRLNMFMNVIDSMDPESTDVEDIDRLIKMLDELEVKQEQFKKDWDKK; encoded by the coding sequence TTGGGCAACGCCGTTCATGATAAAGACTCACAGTTAAAATATTTAAAAACACGCTTAAATATGTTTATGAATGTCATCGATTCAATGGATCCTGAGTCAACAGACGTCGAGGATATTGATCGTTTAATTAAAATGCTTGATGAGCTTGAAGTGAAGCAGGAACAGTTTAAAAAGGACTGGGATAAAAAATAG
- a CDS encoding DNA-3-methyladenine glycosylase — protein sequence MWEERIRIEPPYDFDRVLDRLSMDPLHHVRIEKREVSIPLRNQNNDPFVVTVKGMGTKMAPEFLLSGKSDKNFAIKETMRIFQWDVSLVDVQTHFRSSNIAEIFEAHDGTPIVLDFSLYGCLMKCIIHQQLNLKFAYTLTERFVHTFGEQIDGVWFYPAPEKVAELDYSDLRELQFSGRKAEYVIDTSKLIAEGKINLEELQYMEDADIHKELVKIRGVGPWTVQNLLLFGLGRPNLFPFADIGIQNALKKHFQLERKPTFEEMEILSKEWSPYLSYASLYLWRSIE from the coding sequence ATGTGGGAAGAACGTATACGAATTGAACCTCCATATGATTTTGACCGTGTGCTTGATCGTTTATCAATGGATCCGCTTCACCATGTCCGTATAGAGAAGCGTGAGGTTTCTATTCCTCTCCGAAACCAGAACAACGATCCTTTTGTTGTAACCGTAAAAGGAATGGGCACTAAAATGGCTCCTGAATTTCTTCTCAGCGGCAAATCGGATAAAAACTTTGCAATAAAAGAAACGATGCGTATTTTTCAGTGGGATGTTTCTTTAGTTGATGTTCAAACACATTTTCGTTCTTCAAACATTGCAGAAATATTCGAAGCGCATGACGGGACGCCGATCGTGCTTGATTTTAGTCTTTACGGCTGTCTGATGAAGTGCATTATTCATCAGCAGCTCAACCTGAAATTCGCCTATACACTGACAGAGCGTTTTGTTCATACATTCGGTGAGCAGATTGATGGTGTATGGTTTTACCCGGCTCCTGAAAAAGTGGCTGAACTTGATTACAGCGATTTAAGGGAGCTTCAGTTCAGCGGCCGTAAAGCGGAGTATGTGATTGATACATCAAAGCTTATAGCTGAAGGCAAAATAAACCTTGAAGAACTTCAGTATATGGAAGATGCAGATATTCATAAGGAGCTTGTAAAAATACGCGGAGTAGGTCCCTGGACCGTCCAGAATCTGCTTTTATTCGGACTTGGCCGTCCAAACCTTTTTCCGTTTGCAGATATAGGTATACAAAATGCATTAAAAAAGCATTTTCAGCTTGAACGGAAACCAACCTTTGAAGAAATGGAGATCCTAAGCAAAGAGTGGTCACCTTATTTAAGCTATGCATCTCTTTATTTATGGAGAAGCATTGAATAG
- a CDS encoding DEAD/DEAH box helicase, with product MNDTWSLLTEAKPFLQEAWKKAAYTNPTAIQEKAIPMILDGRDVIAESPTGTGKTLAYLLPLLERINAESKGVQALIMASSRELVMQIHQEIQKWSEGSGILGASFIGGANVKRQQEKLKKRPQIIVGTPGRVSELIKQKKIKMHEVKTIVLDEGDQLLQPEHLSDIKNIIKTTLKDRQLLLFSATLPEKTEAEARSLMQNPEVIKVSRDESVQSEVDHIYFTAEARDKIDLLQKFSRLEGAKTIAFVKDIGNAAVLAEKLMYKGLPLGILHGDSTKRERETAIKSFRTGELPMLLATDVAARGLDIEGVTHVIHYDLPETVEQYVHRSGRTGRNGADGTVVSLVTEREERELKQICRGLKVELHKKRFYKGEIVESK from the coding sequence ATGAACGATACATGGTCATTGCTGACAGAAGCGAAGCCATTTTTACAAGAGGCATGGAAGAAAGCAGCATACACAAACCCGACAGCTATACAGGAAAAAGCGATACCAATGATATTGGATGGACGTGACGTTATCGCTGAATCCCCAACAGGTACAGGAAAAACACTTGCTTACCTGCTTCCGCTTTTAGAGCGCATCAATGCAGAAAGCAAGGGAGTTCAAGCGTTAATTATGGCTTCTTCTCGCGAGTTAGTCATGCAGATTCATCAGGAGATTCAAAAATGGTCGGAGGGAAGCGGCATTTTAGGAGCTTCTTTCATCGGCGGAGCAAATGTGAAAAGACAGCAGGAAAAGCTGAAAAAGCGTCCGCAGATTATTGTCGGTACACCAGGCCGTGTCTCTGAGCTTATTAAACAAAAGAAAATCAAAATGCATGAAGTAAAAACAATCGTCCTTGATGAAGGCGATCAGCTCCTTCAGCCTGAACATTTGTCAGATATTAAAAACATTATTAAAACAACACTGAAGGACAGACAGCTCTTGCTTTTCTCGGCAACTCTCCCGGAAAAAACGGAAGCAGAAGCGAGAAGCCTGATGCAAAACCCGGAAGTCATTAAAGTAAGCAGAGATGAAAGTGTCCAATCTGAAGTCGATCATATTTACTTCACTGCAGAAGCGAGAGATAAAATAGATCTTCTTCAAAAGTTCTCCAGATTAGAAGGAGCTAAAACAATTGCATTTGTAAAAGATATCGGAAATGCAGCTGTTTTAGCAGAAAAGCTTATGTACAAAGGATTGCCGCTAGGCATTCTTCACGGGGATTCTACAAAGCGCGAGCGGGAAACAGCCATCAAAAGTTTCCGTACAGGAGAGCTTCCGATGCTCCTCGCTACAGATGTAGCGGCAAGAGGCCTCGATATTGAAGGGGTTACACACGTTATTCATTATGACCTTCCCGAAACAGTTGAGCAGTATGTTCACCGCTCGGGCAGAACAGGACGAAATGGAGCAGACGGAACGGTCGTTTCGCTTGTAACAGAACGAGAAGAGCGTGAACTGAAGCAAATCTGCAGAGGATTAAAGGTTGAGCTTCATAAAAAGCGTTTTTATAAGGGCGAAATTGTAGAATCTAAATAA
- the rlmD gene encoding 23S rRNA (uracil(1939)-C(5))-methyltransferase RlmD codes for MKTNQKNIGITLEKGQTFPLTIKRLGINGEGVGYFKKQVVFVPGALPNEEVVVEATNIGQKFAEGKIKKIRKASPHRVDAPCPVYHECGGCQLQHFSYEQQLKEKRDIIVQAMERYSGLDLSKVEIRQTIGMDDPWNYRNKSQFQTGLLNGKVISGLYSKNSHHLVNIDHCIVQHEATNKATQTVKQILQDLKVSIYDERKRKGIVRTIVSRVGFTSGEVQIVLITSQENLPRKELIVSEIQKRLPEVKSIMQNVNGEKTSLIFGEKTIHIEGEEVIQEKLGDLSFELSARAFFQLNPVQTVKLYNEVKKAAQLTGSEKVVDAYCGVGTIGMWLSEGAKEIRGMDTIADSIIDAKKNAKKHGVKNATYVKGTAEHWLPKWLGEGWRPDVVVVDPPRTGCDSKLLGAILKVKPEKFVYVSCNPSTLAKDIQTLSKVYKVKHIQPVDMFPHTAHVESVTLLEKK; via the coding sequence ATGAAGACCAATCAGAAAAACATCGGAATTACCCTTGAAAAAGGACAGACTTTTCCTCTCACAATAAAAAGACTCGGCATTAATGGAGAAGGGGTAGGCTACTTTAAAAAACAAGTCGTTTTTGTGCCCGGCGCCCTTCCGAACGAGGAAGTTGTGGTAGAAGCAACGAACATAGGACAGAAATTTGCAGAAGGCAAGATCAAGAAAATCAGAAAGGCATCCCCTCACAGAGTAGATGCGCCTTGTCCGGTTTATCATGAGTGCGGAGGCTGTCAGCTTCAGCATTTTTCCTATGAACAGCAATTAAAAGAAAAGAGAGACATTATTGTTCAGGCGATGGAGCGGTATTCAGGGCTTGATTTAAGTAAAGTTGAAATCAGACAAACAATAGGCATGGATGATCCCTGGAACTACCGAAATAAAAGCCAGTTCCAGACTGGTTTACTAAACGGCAAAGTCATTTCCGGCCTTTACAGCAAAAATTCCCATCATCTTGTAAATATTGATCACTGTATTGTACAGCATGAAGCAACAAATAAAGCAACTCAAACAGTAAAGCAGATTTTGCAGGATTTGAAGGTCTCAATTTATGATGAACGTAAGCGCAAAGGCATCGTACGTACGATTGTCAGCCGAGTCGGCTTTACAAGCGGTGAGGTACAGATTGTTTTGATCACATCACAGGAGAATCTTCCGCGCAAAGAACTCATTGTCAGTGAAATTCAGAAGCGCCTTCCTGAAGTGAAATCCATCATGCAGAATGTGAACGGTGAAAAAACGTCTTTGATCTTCGGAGAGAAAACCATTCACATAGAAGGCGAAGAAGTTATTCAGGAGAAATTAGGCGATCTTTCGTTTGAATTATCAGCACGTGCCTTTTTTCAATTAAATCCTGTTCAGACAGTCAAGCTGTACAACGAAGTAAAAAAAGCGGCGCAGCTTACAGGTTCTGAAAAAGTAGTTGATGCATATTGCGGAGTCGGCACCATCGGCATGTGGCTTTCTGAAGGTGCGAAGGAAATCAGAGGGATGGATACAATCGCGGACTCCATTATTGATGCGAAGAAAAATGCAAAGAAGCATGGAGTTAAAAATGCAACTTATGTAAAAGGAACGGCTGAGCACTGGCTGCCTAAATGGCTTGGGGAAGGGTGGCGTCCTGATGTTGTTGTAGTGGACCCGCCGCGTACAGGCTGTGATTCAAAATTATTAGGCGCGATCTTAAAGGTCAAACCGGAGAAATTCGTCTATGTTTCCTGCAACCCATCAACACTTGCAAAAGATATTCAAACACTTTCAAAAGTGTATAAAGTGAAGCACATTCAGCCTGTAGACATGTTCCCGCATACAGCACATGTGGAAAGTGTCACATTGCTTGAAAAGAAATAA